One uncultured Jannaschia sp. DNA segment encodes these proteins:
- a CDS encoding xanthine dehydrogenase family protein subunit M, giving the protein MYNFELTKPATLQDAVNALKDEEAQALGGGQTLLPTMKARLAQMDTLVALSQIDELRGICTDDDGRVCIGAATTHAEVQTGCADSYPALASLAGRIGDPAVRARGTIGGSLANNDPSACYPAGALASNATIRTDRREIDADDFFLGMFETALEDGEIVTEVKFPVPERAAYEKFIQPASRFPLVAVYVAKFSDGVRVAVTGASSDGVFRWTEAEQALSSDFSADAIKGLAAPDAGGMISDLHGSGEYRAHLVTVMTARAVKAAG; this is encoded by the coding sequence ATGTACAACTTCGAACTCACCAAGCCCGCGACGCTTCAGGACGCGGTGAATGCCCTGAAGGACGAGGAGGCGCAGGCGCTCGGCGGGGGCCAGACGCTCCTGCCGACGATGAAGGCGCGGCTGGCGCAGATGGACACGCTGGTCGCGCTGTCGCAGATCGACGAGTTGCGCGGCATCTGCACCGATGATGACGGACGCGTCTGCATCGGTGCGGCCACCACCCATGCCGAGGTCCAGACGGGCTGCGCCGACAGCTACCCGGCGCTGGCCTCGCTGGCGGGCCGGATCGGCGACCCGGCGGTCCGCGCGCGGGGCACGATCGGCGGCAGCCTCGCCAACAACGACCCCTCCGCCTGCTACCCGGCCGGCGCGCTGGCCTCGAACGCGACGATCCGCACGGACCGGCGCGAAATCGACGCCGACGACTTCTTCCTGGGCATGTTCGAGACCGCGCTGGAAGACGGCGAGATCGTCACCGAGGTGAAGTTCCCGGTCCCCGAGCGCGCCGCCTACGAGAAGTTCATCCAGCCCGCCTCCCGTTTCCCGCTGGTCGCGGTCTACGTCGCCAAGTTCTCGGACGGGGTGCGCGTCGCGGTGACGGGTGCGTCGTCGGACGGCGTCTTCCGCTGGACCGAGGCCGAACAGGCGCTGTCGTCGGACTTCTCGGCCGACGCGATCAAGGGCCTCGCCGCACCCGACGCGGGCGGCATGATCTCCGACCTGCACGGCTCGGGCGAGTATCGTGCGCATCTCGTGACGGTGATGACCGCGCGCGCGGTGAAGGCCGCGGGCTGA
- a CDS encoding sugar O-acetyltransferase, with translation MRGGDWYPALTPELEAMRRTARIACHAHRTLAPDARGAMAPELAALLARVGRDCFIEAPFHCSYGCHMELGDGVYLNAGCVILDSARVTIGDRTMLGPGVQIYCADHHRDATERAKGIERARPVDIGADVWIGGAAILLPGVRIGAGAIIGAGAVVTRDVAAGARVVGNPARPV, from the coding sequence ATGCGGGGCGGGGACTGGTATCCCGCCCTGACGCCCGAACTGGAGGCGATGCGGCGGACGGCCCGCATCGCCTGCCATGCCCACAGGACGTTGGCCCCGGACGCGCGCGGCGCTATGGCGCCTGAACTGGCCGCGCTCTTGGCCCGCGTGGGGCGCGACTGCTTCATCGAAGCGCCGTTCCACTGCTCCTATGGCTGCCATATGGAACTCGGCGACGGGGTCTACCTGAACGCAGGCTGCGTCATTCTCGACAGTGCACGCGTCACGATCGGCGATCGCACGATGCTGGGTCCGGGCGTGCAGATCTACTGCGCCGATCACCACCGCGACGCGACGGAACGGGCGAAGGGCATCGAGCGGGCGCGTCCTGTCGATATCGGCGCGGATGTCTGGATCGGCGGCGCGGCGATCCTTCTGCCGGGGGTGCGCATCGGTGCAGGCGCGATCATCGGCGCCGGTGCGGTGGTCACGCGCGACGTCGCGGCGGGCGCGCGGGTGGTGGGCAACCCGGCGCGCCCCGTCTGA
- the infC gene encoding translation initiation factor IF-3, which yields MARRPHNAPPQRDTGPRVNDKIRAVEIRLIGAEGENVGVVSPARAREMAENAGLDLVEISPNANPPVCKIMDFGKFKYETQKKEAEARKKQKTIEVKEVKFRPNTDTHDYDVKMRNVFRFLEGGDKVKVTLRFRGREMAHQNLGRELLERVAKDTETVGKVENFPKMEGRQMVMMIGPSAR from the coding sequence ATCGCCCGCAGACCCCACAACGCGCCTCCGCAGCGCGACACCGGCCCCCGTGTCAACGACAAGATCCGCGCCGTCGAAATCCGCCTGATCGGCGCCGAAGGCGAAAACGTCGGGGTCGTCAGCCCCGCCCGCGCCCGAGAGATGGCCGAGAATGCCGGTCTGGACCTCGTCGAGATCAGTCCGAACGCCAATCCGCCGGTCTGCAAGATCATGGATTTCGGCAAGTTCAAGTACGAGACCCAGAAGAAAGAGGCCGAGGCCCGAAAGAAGCAGAAGACGATCGAGGTGAAGGAGGTGAAGTTCCGCCCCAACACCGACACGCATGACTACGACGTCAAGATGCGCAACGTCTTCCGGTTCCTCGAGGGCGGCGACAAGGTGAAGGTCACCCTGCGATTCCGCGGCCGCGAGATGGCGCACCAGAATCTCGGTCGAGAGCTGCTCGAGCGGGTCGCCAAGGACACCGAGACCGTCGGCAAGGTCGAGAACTTCCCCAAGATGGAAGGCCGGCAGATGGTGATGATGATCGGCCCGTCCGCGCGCTGA
- a CDS encoding ferredoxin--NADP reductase — translation MTEQSPVTQQPATPVNATAQPVLPDAQTVTAVTHWTDRLFSFRVTRPASLRFRSGEFVMIGLMGDPHPETGRQKPLLRAYSIASPSWDDELEFYSIKVQDGPLTSKLQHIQPGDQIILRPKPVGTLVHDALLPGKRLWFFATGTGFAPFASLLRDPETYERFEEVIVTHTVRDVAELEYGRRLIEEVRSDEMLAELIGPENIAKLRYYPTTTRETSPKMGRITELLRSGEVLRDLGIDAITPETDRAMVCGSMGLNTDLKEILEGFGLEEGANSEPKHYVVEKAFVG, via the coding sequence ATGACCGAGCAGAGCCCCGTGACCCAGCAGCCCGCCACCCCGGTGAATGCCACCGCGCAGCCCGTCCTGCCCGACGCCCAGACGGTCACCGCCGTCACCCACTGGACCGACCGGCTGTTCAGCTTTCGGGTGACGCGCCCCGCCTCGCTTCGGTTCCGGTCGGGCGAGTTCGTCATGATCGGCCTGATGGGCGATCCGCATCCCGAGACGGGGCGACAGAAGCCCCTGCTGCGCGCCTATTCCATCGCCTCGCCCAGTTGGGACGACGAATTGGAATTCTATTCCATCAAGGTGCAGGACGGCCCGCTGACCTCTAAGCTCCAGCACATCCAGCCGGGCGACCAGATCATCCTGCGGCCCAAGCCGGTGGGCACGCTGGTCCATGACGCCCTGCTGCCGGGCAAACGGCTGTGGTTCTTCGCCACGGGCACGGGCTTTGCGCCCTTCGCCTCGCTTCTACGCGACCCCGAGACCTACGAGCGCTTCGAAGAGGTCATCGTCACCCATACCGTGCGCGACGTGGCCGAGCTGGAATACGGCCGCCGCCTGATCGAGGAGGTGCGGAGCGACGAGATGCTGGCCGAGCTGATCGGGCCCGAGAACATCGCCAAGCTGCGCTACTACCCGACGACCACCCGCGAGACGTCGCCCAAGATGGGCCGGATCACCGAGCTTCTGCGCTCGGGCGAGGTGCTCCGCGATCTCGGCATCGACGCGATCACGCCCGAGACGGACCGCGCGATGGTCTGCGGCTCGATGGGTCTGAATACCGATCTGAAGGAGATCCTCGAAGGCTTCGGCCTAGAGGAAGGCGCGAACTCCGAGCCGAAGCACTACGTCGTCGAAAAGGCGTTCGTGGGCTGA
- a CDS encoding DUF934 domain-containing protein, whose product MPIVTDTGFAADDLNAQFVPSDALPANGPLAVDIAPDADLAPVLDRLAEVVTIRVAFPSFADGRGFTIARQLRRAGFAGRLRAAGHVLADQYAMARRAGFDEVEIDEALAARQPADQWRARAGWRAHDYQARLGRTRDAA is encoded by the coding sequence ATGCCCATCGTGACCGATACCGGCTTCGCCGCCGACGACCTGAACGCGCAGTTCGTTCCCTCGGACGCGCTGCCGGCCAATGGGCCGCTCGCCGTGGACATCGCCCCCGATGCCGACCTCGCGCCGGTCCTCGACCGGTTGGCCGAGGTCGTGACGATCCGCGTGGCGTTTCCCAGCTTCGCCGACGGGCGGGGCTTCACCATCGCACGACAGCTGCGGCGCGCGGGCTTCGCCGGGCGTCTGAGGGCCGCGGGGCACGTTCTCGCCGACCAATACGCCATGGCCCGGCGCGCGGGGTTCGACGAGGTCGAGATCGACGAGGCCCTCGCCGCCCGCCAGCCTGCGGACCAATGGCGCGCCCGCGCCGGTTGGCGCGCGCATGACTATCAGGCCCGGCTGGGGCGCACGCGCGACGCCGCCTGA
- a CDS encoding phosphoadenylyl-sulfate reductase: protein MPLDAHVLIAARAAALNAELADAPAEAILVRALGTGEIAMVSSFGAESVVLLHLLSRVDPARPVLFLETGMLFVETLAYQTEVAEILGLTDIRIIRPDPADTFAHDPDGLLHQSDTDTCCAIRKVKPLELALQAFDGWITGRKRHHGGDRADLAVVEADGAALKFNPLAAWSREDIAAHMDAHALPRHPLVAKGFASIGCAPCTESVLPGEDMRAGRWRRTEKTECGIHLDGARIWPARPCKD, encoded by the coding sequence GTGCCGCTTGATGCCCATGTCCTGATCGCCGCCCGCGCGGCCGCGCTGAACGCCGAGCTGGCCGACGCCCCCGCCGAGGCCATCCTAGTCCGCGCGCTCGGGACGGGCGAGATCGCCATGGTTTCGTCCTTCGGCGCCGAATCGGTCGTCCTCCTGCATCTGCTGTCGCGCGTCGATCCCGCACGTCCGGTCCTGTTTCTCGAAACGGGAATGCTCTTCGTAGAAACGCTCGCCTACCAGACCGAGGTGGCCGAGATCCTCGGCCTCACCGATATCCGTATCATCCGACCCGATCCCGCGGATACCTTCGCACATGACCCCGACGGCCTCCTGCACCAGTCGGACACCGACACCTGCTGCGCCATTCGCAAGGTCAAGCCACTGGAACTTGCGTTGCAGGCCTTCGACGGTTGGATCACCGGGCGGAAGCGTCATCACGGCGGCGACCGGGCGGACCTCGCCGTGGTCGAGGCCGACGGCGCCGCGCTCAAGTTCAACCCGCTGGCCGCGTGGTCGCGCGAGGATATCGCCGCCCATATGGACGCCCACGCCCTGCCCCGTCACCCGCTGGTCGCCAAGGGCTTCGCGTCCATCGGCTGCGCGCCCTGCACCGAAAGCGTGCTGCCGGGCGAGGACATGCGGGCGGGACGCTGGCGCCGGACCGAGAAGACCGAATGCGGCATCCATCTTGACGGCGCGCGCATCTGGCCCGCGCGGCCGTGCAAGGACTGA
- a CDS encoding nitrite/sulfite reductase — MYQYDDFDRAFLAERNAQFRAQVERRIDGSLTEDEFKPLRLMNGVYLQLHAYMLRVAIPYGTLSSAQMRVLADLAETYDKGYGHFTTRQNIQYNWPELRDIPDMLDRLGEVGMHAIQTSGNTIRNVTADHFAGAHADEVADPRPVAELLRQWSTDHPEFQFLPRKFKIAVTGSPMDRAVTRAHDIGLQLVARGNEIGIRVLIGGGLGRTPMVGKVLTDWLPLADLLPYCEAIVSVYNRLGRRDNKYKARIKITVHETGLDEIRAMIDARFAEIRPLFDQSAMAALARIEAQFAPPAFRDNEATPTLDPVLRSWIDTNTEAHRRGDHAVVTISLKAHGATPGDATADQMRLIADLAETHAYGELRISHEQNVILPHVPRDALPAIHAALRGAGLGTANIGLASDIIACPGMDYCALATARSIPVAQAIATRIDDLKIEHDVGHLKIKISGCINACGHHHVGHIGIIGLDRAGVENYQITLGGDQGPDAAIGARTGPGFAYDQIVPAIERLILAYLDLRDGPDEIFLETYKRLGAAPFKAALYPTEARGAA; from the coding sequence ATGTACCAGTACGACGATTTCGACCGCGCCTTCCTCGCCGAGCGGAACGCCCAGTTCCGCGCCCAAGTCGAGCGCCGCATCGACGGCAGCCTGACCGAAGACGAGTTCAAGCCGCTGCGCCTCATGAACGGCGTCTATTTGCAGCTGCATGCCTACATGCTGCGGGTGGCGATCCCCTACGGCACGCTGTCCAGCGCGCAGATGCGGGTGCTGGCCGACCTGGCCGAGACCTATGACAAGGGCTACGGCCATTTCACCACGCGCCAGAACATCCAGTACAACTGGCCCGAACTGCGCGACATCCCCGACATGCTCGACCGGCTGGGCGAGGTCGGGATGCACGCGATCCAGACCTCCGGAAACACGATCCGCAACGTGACCGCCGACCATTTCGCAGGCGCCCATGCCGACGAGGTGGCCGATCCCCGCCCCGTGGCCGAGCTTCTGCGCCAATGGTCCACCGATCACCCGGAATTCCAGTTCCTGCCGCGCAAGTTCAAGATCGCGGTCACGGGTTCGCCCATGGACCGCGCCGTCACCCGCGCCCACGATATCGGCCTGCAACTGGTCGCGCGCGGGAACGAGATCGGCATCCGCGTCCTGATCGGTGGCGGCCTCGGTCGCACGCCGATGGTGGGCAAGGTGCTGACCGACTGGCTGCCGCTGGCGGATCTGCTGCCCTATTGCGAGGCGATCGTGTCGGTCTACAACCGGCTCGGGCGGCGCGACAACAAGTACAAGGCGCGCATCAAGATCACCGTCCACGAGACCGGCCTGGACGAGATCCGGGCCATGATCGACGCCCGCTTCGCCGAGATCCGCCCGCTCTTCGACCAAAGCGCCATGGCCGCGCTGGCGCGGATCGAGGCGCAGTTCGCCCCGCCGGCCTTCCGCGACAACGAGGCGACCCCCACCCTCGACCCCGTCCTGCGGTCCTGGATCGACACCAATACCGAGGCCCACCGCCGGGGCGACCACGCCGTCGTCACCATCTCGCTAAAGGCCCATGGCGCGACGCCCGGCGACGCCACGGCCGACCAGATGCGCCTGATCGCGGACCTGGCCGAGACCCATGCCTATGGCGAGCTCCGCATCAGCCACGAGCAGAACGTCATCCTGCCGCATGTGCCGCGCGACGCGCTGCCCGCGATCCATGCCGCACTGCGCGGCGCAGGGCTCGGAACTGCGAATATCGGGCTGGCCTCCGACATCATCGCCTGCCCCGGCATGGACTACTGCGCGCTGGCCACCGCCCGCTCGATCCCCGTCGCACAAGCCATCGCGACCCGCATCGACGACCTCAAGATCGAGCACGATGTCGGCCACCTGAAGATCAAGATCTCGGGCTGCATCAATGCCTGCGGGCACCACCATGTGGGCCATATCGGCATCATCGGGCTGGATCGCGCGGGCGTCGAGAACTACCAGATCACGCTGGGCGGCGATCAGGGCCCGGACGCGGCGATCGGCGCGCGCACCGGTCCCGGCTTCGCCTACGACCAGATCGTGCCGGCGATCGAGCGCCTGATCCTCGCCTATCTCGACCTGAGGGACGGACCCGACGAGATCTTCCTCGAGACCTACAAACGGCTCGGCGCCGCCCCGTTCAAGGCCGCGCTCTATCCCACGGAGGCCCGCGGTGCCGCTTGA
- a CDS encoding DUF2849 domain-containing protein: protein MSRRPFAPKVVTANRLLEGDVVYLSAADTWVTALSDAEMLTDEAVAEARLLDALAQPHIVGAYLAEVTRTENGPAPVHFREAFRASGPTNYAHGKAHEAS from the coding sequence ATGAGCCGCCGCCCCTTCGCCCCCAAGGTCGTCACCGCCAATCGCCTGCTCGAAGGCGACGTGGTCTATCTGTCCGCTGCCGACACCTGGGTCACCGCCCTCTCCGACGCCGAGATGCTGACCGACGAGGCCGTGGCCGAGGCCCGCCTCCTCGATGCGCTGGCCCAGCCGCATATCGTCGGCGCCTACCTCGCCGAGGTGACGCGGACCGAGAATGGCCCGGCCCCCGTCCATTTCCGCGAGGCCTTCCGCGCCAGCGGCCCCACGAATTACGCCCACGGCAAAGCCCACGAGGCATCCTGA
- the cysG gene encoding siroheme synthase CysG, whose amino-acid sequence MQHFPVFLALAGRRVLVAGGGDAAIAKLRLLLKTEAHITVLAEDPAPEITDWAADGRLTLIPRAQEPGDALCCVVAYAAHEDATRDAEALRLATADGALVNVVDDLQNSQFITPAIVDRDPVVVAIGTEGAAPVLARKIKADIEARLPAATGLLARIAKTFRATADALPMGAVRRRFWAEYYNEAGPRAADRGESAIRDTLDTLLDRHLSGDARPGHVDLVGAGPGDPELLTVKARRALDRADVVIHDRLVAPEILELARREAVILDVGKEGFGPSTGQDAINDLMVAHASGGAHVVRLKSGDPTIFGRLDEEIEALDAAGVAWTIVPGITAASAAVASIGQSLTKRGRNGSVRMLTGHDMQGFADQDWAALARPGAVAGIYMGKRAARWMQGRLMMHGAAPGTPVTIVENASRTDQRTIPATLATLPDVLADVTGPALLLHGLAPRAAAATLREIAL is encoded by the coding sequence ATGCAGCACTTCCCCGTCTTCCTCGCCCTCGCCGGTCGCCGCGTCCTTGTTGCGGGCGGCGGGGATGCCGCCATCGCCAAGCTGCGCCTGCTTCTGAAGACCGAAGCGCATATCACCGTGCTGGCCGAGGATCCCGCCCCCGAGATCACGGACTGGGCTGCCGACGGCCGCCTGACCCTGATCCCCCGCGCCCAGGAGCCCGGTGACGCGCTCTGCTGCGTCGTGGCCTATGCCGCGCATGAGGATGCAACCCGCGACGCCGAGGCCCTGCGTCTCGCCACCGCCGACGGCGCGCTGGTCAACGTCGTCGACGACCTCCAGAACTCGCAATTCATCACGCCCGCCATCGTCGACCGCGACCCGGTCGTCGTCGCCATCGGGACCGAAGGGGCGGCCCCCGTCCTCGCCCGCAAGATCAAGGCCGATATCGAAGCCCGCCTGCCCGCCGCCACGGGCCTGCTCGCGCGGATCGCCAAGACCTTCCGCGCGACCGCCGACGCGCTGCCGATGGGGGCCGTGCGCCGCCGCTTCTGGGCCGAGTACTATAACGAGGCCGGTCCCCGCGCCGCCGACCGGGGCGAGTCCGCGATCCGCGACACGCTCGACACGCTCCTCGATCGGCACCTGTCCGGGGACGCGCGTCCCGGCCATGTCGACCTCGTGGGCGCGGGCCCCGGCGACCCCGAGCTTCTGACGGTCAAGGCCCGCCGGGCCCTCGACCGCGCCGACGTGGTGATCCACGACCGGCTCGTGGCACCCGAGATCCTCGAGCTGGCGCGGCGCGAGGCGGTCATCCTCGACGTCGGCAAGGAGGGGTTCGGCCCCTCGACCGGGCAGGACGCGATCAACGACCTGATGGTGGCTCATGCCAGCGGCGGCGCGCATGTCGTGCGGCTGAAATCCGGCGATCCGACCATCTTCGGCCGGCTCGACGAGGAGATCGAGGCGCTCGACGCCGCCGGCGTCGCGTGGACCATCGTGCCGGGCATCACCGCCGCATCCGCCGCCGTCGCCTCGATCGGGCAGAGCCTGACGAAGCGCGGGCGGAACGGATCGGTCCGGATGCTGACGGGCCACGATATGCAGGGCTTCGCGGACCAGGACTGGGCGGCGCTGGCCCGCCCCGGCGCGGTCGCGGGCATCTACATGGGCAAGCGCGCCGCGCGCTGGATGCAGGGCCGGCTGATGATGCACGGCGCGGCGCCCGGCACCCCCGTCACCATCGTCGAGAACGCCTCCCGCACCGATCAGCGGACGATCCCCGCGACCCTTGCCACCCTGCCCGACGTGCTGGCCGACGTGACCGGCCCCGCCCTCCTTCTCCACGGCCTCGCCCCCCGCGCGGCCGCCGCAACCCTTCGGGAGATCGCGCTATGA
- a CDS encoding Lrp/AsnC family transcriptional regulator codes for MAARLDELDRKILRRLQADAGESLDAIAREVGSSKTPVWNRIRKMREAGVIGPSTVIVDPDALGLEACFFVLIRTSEHEAEWQARFLAALRARPEVQEAHRLAGEIDYILKVRVENARAYDTFYQALISEVRVFNVTALLSMEELKAETALPV; via the coding sequence ATGGCGGCCCGATTGGATGAGCTGGATCGGAAGATCCTCCGGCGGTTGCAGGCGGATGCGGGCGAGTCGCTCGACGCGATCGCCCGCGAGGTGGGGTCGTCGAAGACCCCGGTGTGGAACCGGATTCGCAAGATGCGAGAGGCGGGCGTGATCGGCCCGAGCACGGTGATCGTCGATCCCGACGCGCTGGGGCTGGAGGCGTGTTTCTTCGTGCTGATCCGCACCTCGGAACACGAGGCGGAGTGGCAGGCGCGCTTCCTCGCCGCGCTCCGCGCTCGCCCCGAAGTGCAGGAGGCGCACCGGCTGGCGGGCGAGATCGACTACATCCTGAAGGTCCGGGTCGAGAACGCGCGCGCCTACGACACGTTCTACCAGGCGCTGATCTCGGAGGTGCGGGTGTTCAACGTCACCGCGCTCCTGTCGATGGAGGAGCTCAAGGCCGAGACCGCGCTCCCTGTCTGA
- a CDS encoding histidine phosphatase family protein: MLILLRHAQAGGGRPDRARHLTEKGIADARRIGDWLRADGHLPARILCSPATRTRETLDALDLAAETAFPDDLYNAPTRVLLDHARDATAPLMIVAHNPGIAEAAAELAAPPPDHPAFGHYPPGACCVIGDDGAVLAFVTPKDLG, encoded by the coding sequence ATGCTGATCCTGTTGCGCCACGCACAGGCCGGCGGCGGCCGCCCCGACCGCGCGCGGCACCTGACCGAGAAGGGCATCGCGGATGCCCGCCGGATCGGGGATTGGCTGCGAGCCGACGGCCACCTGCCCGCGCGCATCCTCTGCTCGCCAGCGACCCGTACGCGCGAGACGCTCGATGCCCTCGACCTCGCCGCCGAGACGGCCTTCCCCGACGACCTCTACAACGCGCCGACGCGCGTGCTGCTCGACCACGCGCGCGATGCCACCGCACCGCTTATGATCGTCGCCCACAATCCGGGCATCGCCGAAGCCGCCGCCGAATTGGCCGCACCGCCCCCCGACCATCCCGCGTTCGGGCACTACCCGCCGGGCGCGTGCTGCGTGATTGGCGACGATGGCGCCGTGCTGGCCTTCGTGACCCCGAAGGACCTCGGCTGA
- a CDS encoding ferredoxin codes for MAEAATWDALAAEATVLGLELLGGMQKGEGTLLLYGPDPARFWRVLQASPEAHAPDPIDRWSARVLTALARDLGGTALFPFGTPRQPFMTWATGTGACHVSPVGLLVHRTQGLNVSFRGAIRVPRRIVLPAPGPSPCVGCPAPCTTACPVLALTSDGYDLPACHAWLDDPRNDCMARGCAVRRACPASPPRPDAQAAHHMAAFHPC; via the coding sequence GTGGCTGAGGCCGCCACCTGGGACGCGTTGGCCGCCGAGGCCACCGTGCTGGGATTGGAACTGCTGGGCGGAATGCAGAAGGGCGAGGGCACACTCCTTCTCTACGGACCTGACCCCGCGCGCTTCTGGAGAGTTCTGCAAGCCTCACCCGAAGCCCATGCGCCGGACCCGATCGATCGCTGGTCCGCTCGCGTGCTCACGGCGCTGGCGCGGGATCTTGGGGGCACGGCGCTCTTTCCCTTCGGCACGCCGCGCCAGCCCTTCATGACCTGGGCCACGGGCACCGGGGCGTGCCATGTCTCGCCGGTGGGCCTGCTCGTGCACCGGACCCAAGGCCTCAACGTCAGCTTTCGCGGCGCGATCCGGGTGCCGCGCCGGATCGTCCTCCCCGCGCCCGGCCCGTCGCCCTGCGTGGGATGCCCTGCGCCCTGTACCACGGCCTGTCCCGTCCTTGCTCTGACATCCGACGGCTATGACCTCCCGGCCTGTCACGCCTGGCTCGACGATCCGCGCAACGACTGCATGGCGCGCGGCTGTGCCGTCCGCCGCGCCTGCCCCGCCTCGCCGCCCCGGCCGGACGCGCAGGCCGCGCATCACATGGCGGCGTTTCACCCATGCTGA
- the moaA gene encoding GTP 3',8-cyclase MoaA: protein MSAPLIDPFARTIDYLRVSVTDRCDFRCTYCMSEHMTFLPKKDLLTLEELERLCTAFVRMGVRKLRITGGEPLVRRNIMSFFEGMSQHLGHGLDELTLTTNGSQLERFAADLAAVGVRRVNVSLDTLDADRFRAITRWGDLAKVRRGIAAAQAAGLRVKINAVALKGVNDGELFDLVAWAAAEDLDLTFIEVMPMGDMGDGTDGTLRLDQYWPLADLRARLAERFTLTESAHRTGGPARYFTLAETGQRLGFITPLTHNFCESCNRVRLTCTGQLFMCLGQEDMADLRAPLRAAPEDAPVEAAIRAAIARKPKGHDFDYSRQRVAGQMSRHMSHTGG, encoded by the coding sequence ATGTCCGCACCGCTGATCGACCCCTTCGCCCGAACCATCGACTACCTCCGGGTGTCGGTTACCGACCGCTGCGATTTCCGCTGCACCTACTGCATGTCGGAACACATGACCTTCCTGCCCAAGAAGGACCTTCTGACCCTCGAGGAGCTGGAGCGCCTGTGCACGGCCTTCGTCCGCATGGGCGTGCGCAAGCTGCGCATCACCGGCGGCGAGCCCTTGGTGCGCCGCAACATCATGTCCTTCTTCGAAGGCATGTCCCAGCATCTGGGCCACGGGCTTGACGAGTTGACGCTGACGACCAACGGATCGCAGCTCGAGCGCTTCGCGGCCGATCTCGCCGCCGTCGGTGTGCGCCGCGTCAACGTTTCGCTCGATACCCTCGATGCGGACCGGTTCCGCGCGATCACCCGTTGGGGCGACCTCGCCAAGGTCCGTCGCGGCATTGCCGCGGCTCAAGCCGCGGGGCTGCGCGTCAAGATCAACGCCGTCGCGCTCAAGGGCGTGAACGACGGCGAGCTCTTCGACCTCGTGGCCTGGGCCGCCGCCGAGGACCTCGACCTGACCTTCATCGAGGTCATGCCGATGGGCGATATGGGCGACGGCACAGATGGCACGCTTCGGCTCGACCAATATTGGCCGCTCGCCGATCTGCGCGCCCGGCTGGCCGAGCGCTTCACGCTGACGGAATCCGCGCATCGCACCGGCGGGCCAGCCCGGTATTTCACGCTTGCCGAGACGGGTCAGCGGTTGGGCTTCATCACGCCGCTGACCCATAATTTCTGCGAAAGCTGCAACCGGGTGCGGCTGACCTGTACGGGCCAGTTGTTCATGTGCCTCGGACAGGAAGACATGGCGGACTTGCGCGCGCCGCTTCGGGCCGCGCCCGAGGACGCACCCGTCGAGGCCGCGATACGGGCGGCCATCGCGCGCAAGCCCAAGGGCCACGATTTCGACTATTCGCGCCAGCGGGTCGCGGGGCAGATGTCGCGCCACATGAGCCATACCGGTGGCTGA
- a CDS encoding D-galactarate dehydratase: protein MIRTIPLLALILAGCAQIPFLNRGASTSTGSAPTEVPAPLPAGSATAPDTVVAPPRAVTASAAALDTVSEEQKAAARAEAAAAPAGGELGTVTVALGDPADPGLWVKSDLVSADTPGTVRTGDGDAIAVTLRPLGSDGGAQISLPALRALGLPLTGLHPVTLAST, encoded by the coding sequence ATGATCCGCACGATTCCCCTTCTTGCCCTGATACTTGCGGGCTGTGCGCAGATCCCGTTCCTGAACCGCGGCGCCTCGACGTCGACGGGAAGCGCGCCGACCGAGGTGCCCGCGCCCTTGCCCGCGGGCAGCGCGACCGCGCCCGACACGGTGGTGGCCCCGCCCCGTGCGGTGACGGCGTCGGCGGCGGCACTCGACACCGTCTCCGAGGAACAGAAGGCCGCCGCCCGCGCCGAGGCCGCTGCCGCGCCGGCCGGGGGTGAGCTGGGGACAGTGACCGTGGCGCTCGGCGATCCGGCCGATCCGGGGCTCTGGGTCAAATCCGACCTCGTGAGTGCCGACACCCCCGGAACCGTGCGCACCGGCGACGGCGATGCGATCGCCGTGACGCTGCGCCCGCTCGGGTCGGACGGCGGCGCGCAGATATCGCTTCCGGCGCTCCGCGCGCTGGGCCTGCCGTTGACCGGGCTGCACCCGGTGACGCTAGCCTCCACATGA